In Phycodurus eques isolate BA_2022a chromosome 23, UOR_Pequ_1.1, whole genome shotgun sequence, a genomic segment contains:
- the chd3 gene encoding chromodomain-helicase-DNA-binding protein 3 isoform X3 has translation MTAFQDIFRDAFKRNRDEADASDREFPCKKKGRPKKKKDKEGEPVREKKCKKIGSHVERDSARERDFDDRSDSEKKKKRKKRKERKEKKTKRKKKDDEDRDSSQEETTRPAEQKTSAQLAEEWGLEDVDRTFTEEDYRQLTNYKAFSQFMRPMIAKKNPKIPMSKMMTILGAKWREFSFNNPFKGNAAAVAAAAAAAALAVAEQVSAATASPVPPPPPPPVRKAKTKEGKGPGYKKRSKSPRVPDKKKALAAAKAKKMAAVRLKPSHVCAKRKKSCSSDDVDEDDSEREDSSVRGSSVRSDNSGRVKKNKRGRPAKKKKKIPGDEEGDGYETDHQDYCEVCQQGGEIILCDTCPRAYHLVCLEPELEKAPEGKWSCPHCEKEGIQWEAKDEDFEDFEEEAEERTISEVGAGVEEDDDHMEFCRVCKDGGELLCCDTCTSSYHIHCLNPPLPEIPNGEWLCPRCTCPPIKGRVQKILHWRWGEPPPAAPVPAPDAAPDRPPPPAKGRAQREFFVKLAGQSYWHCTWITELQLEIFHSVMYRNYQRKTDMDEPPALDYGSGGEDESSVGKSEKRRAMEDEYYKYGIKPEWMMIHRIINHSVDKRGMCHYLVKWRDLTYDQCTWERDHMDIPDFAIYKANYRRHRDAVTEEDPDKPRGMRSKSREGEDECSPASPVTDPTIKYEEQPDFVTSTGGTLHLYQMEGLNWLRFSWAQGTDTILADEMGLGKTIQTIVFLYSLFKEGHTKGPFLVSAPLSTIINWEREFEMWAPDFYVVTYTGDKDSRAIIRENEFSFDDSPVKAGKKAFKMRRETPIKFHVLLTSYELVTIDQTALKSIDWACLVVDEAHRLKNNQSKFFRRLNDYKIDHKLLLTGTPLQNNLEELFHLLNFLTPNRFNNLDGFLEEFADISKEDQIKKLHDLLGPHMLRRLKADVFKNMPTKTELIVRVELSPMQKKYYKLILTKNFEALNSKGGGNQVSLLNIMMDLKKCCNHPYLFPVASMEAQKTPNGAYEGSALTKASGKLTLLQKMLRKLKEQGHRVLVFSQMTKMLDLLEDFLDYEGYKYERIDGGITGALRQEAIDRFNAPGACQFCFLLSTRAGGLGINLATADTVVIFDSDWNPHNDIQAFSRAHRIGQANKVMIYRFVTRASVEERITQVAKRKMMLTHLVVRPGLGSKAGSMSKQELDDILKFGTEELFKNGAEGMKNPSGDKAEDEGNVIHYDGAAIERLLDRSQDATDDSDVQNMNEYLSSFKVARYMVREEDKIDEIEREIIKQEENVDPDYWEKLLRHHYEQQQQDLASKLGKGKRNRKPVNYNDAAQEDQEWHADISDNQSEYSVGSEEEDEDFDDRPEGRRQSRRQLRNEKDKPLPPLLARVGGNLEVLGFNTRQRKAFLNAVMRWGMPSRDAFASQWLVRDLRGKTEKEFKAYVSLFMRHLCEPVADGAETFADGVPREGLCRQPVLTRIGVMSLVKKKIQEFEHINGRWSLPELKPDVSLDKSSSRASSPAAKTATPTPDASYNNTPCHSKPATPAPADKPEKNGKEGEKEDKEDDEAQSENDKEERKELGTPRSAPPPSPKTEGKDDGDQSREEEDDGPSNALPQERNSPDESKVPTRRDGRVQEGKTDGANVDRDRRKDTDEPEAADAEETAEPDEEEAKGDKDAGKEIGEAKAEPAEGNGKPPAERPRFMFNIADGGFTELHTLWQNEERAAISSGKMSEIWHRRHDFWLLAGIVIHGYARWQDIQNDPPFAIVNEPFKSQANKGNFLEMKNKFLARRFKLLEQALVIEEQLRRAAYLNMTQDPSHPAMALNARFAEVECLAESHQHLSKESLAGNKPANAVLHKVLNQLEELLSDMKADVTRLPAALSRVPPIAARLQMSERSILSRLASKGTETHAPPPIPPGLYATPQNYGTPFAPANYSQMPPGSFISEATGGAAWGAGGGPAAVGVCQKTKEHDVVQRQRVVDLWKDGKSEGAIGLELRMPKSTVHSIIVKYRLSNTVENLPRNGRPKKP, from the exons ATGACAGCATTCCAGGACATTTTTCGTGATGCGTTCAAACGCAATCGGG ACGAGGCGGACGCGTCCGACAGGGAGTTCCCGTGTAAAAAGAAAGGAcggccaaagaaaaagaaggacaaAGAGGGGGAACCCGTAAGGGAGAAAAAGTGCAAGAAGATT GGCAGCCACGTAGAGCGGGACTCGGCGCGGGAAAGGGACTTCGACGACCGTTCGGACagcgagaagaagaagaagaggaagaagcgcaaagaaaggaaggagaagaaaaccaagaggaagaaaaaagatgACGAGGACCGAGACAGCAGTCAGGAGGAGACCACGagg CCTGCCGAGCAGAAGACTTCGGCCCAGCTGGCCGAGGAGTGGGGCCTGGAGGATGTTGACCGTACCTTCACCGAGGAGGACTACAGGCAGCTGACCAACTACAAGGCCTTCAGTCAGTTCATGAG GCCCATGATCGCCAAGAAGAACCCCAAGATCCCCATGTCCAAGATGATGACCATCCTGGGGGCCAAGTGGAGGGAGTTCAGTTTCAACAACCCCTTCAAAGGCAACGCCGCCGCGGTGGctgcggccgccgccgccgccgccctcgCTGTCGCCGAGCAGGTCTCCGCGGCGACCGCCTCGCctgtgccgccgccgccgcctccgcccGTCCGAAAGGCGAAGACGAAAGAAGGCAAAG GTCCGGGTTACAAGAAGCGCAGTAAAAGCCCTCGAGTCCCCGACAAGAAAAAGGCTTTGGCCGCGGCCAAGGCCAAAAAGATGGCGGCCGTTCGGCTCAAACCTTCTCACGTGTGCGCCAAGCGGAAGAAGAGCTGCTCT AGCGACGACGTGGACGAGGACGATTCGGAGCGGGAGGACTCCAGCGTCCGCGGGTCCTCGGTTCGCTCCGACAATTCCGGCCGCGTGAAGAAGAACAAGCGCGGGCGGCcggccaagaagaagaagaaaa TCCCCGGCGACGAGGAGGGCGACGGCTACGAGACGGACCACCAGGACTACTGCGAGGTGTGCCAGCAGGGCGGCGAGATCATCCTCTGCGACACGTGCCCGCGAGCTTACCACCTGGTGTGCCTGGAGCCCGAGCTGGAAAAGGCGCCCGAGGGCAAGTGGAGCTGCCCTCACTGC GAAAAAGAAGGAATCCAGTGGGAGGCAAAAGACGAGGACTTTGAGGACTttgaggaggaggcggaggagaggACCATCTCGGAGGTCGGGGCGGGGgtggaggaggacgacgaccaCATGGAGTTCTGTCGGGTGTGCAAAGACGGAGGTGAACTGTTGTGCTGTGACACCTGCACATCCTCCTACCACATCCACTGTCTCAACCCTCCGCTGCCAGAGATCCCCAATGGAGAGTGGTTGTGTCCGCGATGCACG TGCCCGCCCATCAAAGGACGCGTGCAAAAGATTCTTCACTGGCGGTGGGGGGAGCCCCCGCCTGCGGCCCCCGTCCCGGCGCCGGACGCGGCGCCCGACCGCCCGCCGCCCCCCGCGAAGGGCCGAGCCCAGCGGGAGTTCTTCGTCAAGCTGGCTGGACAATCCTACTGGCACTGCACGTGGATCACAGAGCTCCAG TTGGAGATCTTCCACTCGGTGATGTACAGAAACTACCAGAGGAAGACGGACATGGACGAGCCGCCCGCTTTGGACTACGGCTCCGGCGGCGAGGACGAGAGCTCGGTGGGAAAAAGCGAGAAGAGGCGCGCCATGGAAGACGAGTACTACAAATACGGCATCAAGCCCGAGTGGATGATGATCCATCGCATCATCAACCACAG TGTGGATAAAAGAGGGATGTGCCACTACCTGGTGAAGTGGCGAGACCTGACCTACGACCAGTGCACCTGGGAACGAGACCACATGGACATCCCCGACTTTGCCATCTACAAggccaactaccggagacacag GGACGCCGTCACCGAGGAAGACCCCGACAAACCCCGCGGGATGAGGAGCAAGAGTCGGGAGGGCGAAGACGAGTGTTCTCCCGCCTCGCCCGTCACCGAC CCGACCATAAAATACGAGGAGCAGCCCGACTTTGTGACGTCGACGGGCGGCACGCTGCACCTGTACCAGATGGAGGGTCTCAACTGGCTTCGCTTTTCGTGGGCTCAGGGCACCGACACCATCCTGGCGGACGAGATGGGTCTGGGCAAGACCATCCAGACCATTGTCTTCCTCTATTCGCTCTTTAAAGAG GGTCACACCAAGGGCCCCTTCCTGGTCAGCGCCCCGCTGTCCACCATCATCAACTGGGAGCGGGAGTTCGAGATGTGGGCGCCCGACTTCTACGTGGTCACCTACACCGGCGACAAGGACAGCCGAGCCATCATCCGGGAGAACGAGTTCTCCTTCGACGACTCGCCCGTCAAGGCGGGCAAGAAGGCCTTCAAGATGAGG AGAGAGACGCCGATAAAATTCCACGTGCTGCTGACCTCCTACGAGCTGGTGACCATCGACCAGACGGCGCTGAAGTCCATCGACTGGGCCTGCCTGGTGGTGGACGAGGCTCACCGCCTGAAAAATAACCAGTCCAAG TTTTTCAGGCGCTTGAACGACTACAAGATTGACCACAAGCTGCTGCTGACGGGGACGCCGCTGCAAAACAACCTGGAGGAACTCTTCCACCTGCTCAATTTCCTCACGCCCAACCGCTTCAA CAACCTGGACGGCTTCCTGGAGGAGTTTGCCGACATCTCCAAGGAGGATCAGATCAAGAAACTGCACGACTTGCTGGGGCCTCACATGCTGCGCCGGCTGAAGGCCGACGTCTTCAAGAACATGCCCACCAAGACCGAGCTCATCGTGCGGGTGGAGCTGAGCCCCATGCAGAA AAAATACTACAAGCTGATTCTGACCAAGAACTTTGAGGCGCTGAACTCCAAAGGCGGCGGGAACCAGGTGTCCCTGCTCAACATCATGATGGATCTGAAGAAGTGCTGCAACCATCCCTACCTCTTCCCCGTCGCTTCCATG GAGGCCCAGAAAACGCCCAACGGTGCGTACGAGGGGTCCGCCCTCACCAAGGCTTCCGGGAAACTGACGCTGCTGCAGAAGATGCTGAGGAAACTAAAGGAGCAGGGACACCGAGTGCTGGTTTTCTCACAG ATGACCAAAATGCTGGACTTGCTGGAAGACTTCCTGGATTACGAAGGTTACAAGTATGAGAGGATCGACGGCGGGATCACCGGCGCGCTGCGGCAGGAGGCCATCGACCGCTTCAACG CTCCTGGCGCTTGTCAGTTTTGTTTCCTGCTGTCCACCCGCGCCGGAGGCTTGGGCATCAACTTGGCCACGGCGGACACGGTCGTCATCTTCGACTCGGACTGGAACCCTCACAACGACATTCAG GCCTTCAGTCGGGCTCACCGCATCGGGCAGGCCAACAAGGTGATGATCTACCGGTTTGTGACGCGAGCCAGCGTGGAGGAGCGCATCACGCAGGTGGCCAAGAGGAAGATGATGCTGACCCACCTGGTGGTCCGGCCCGGCCTGGGCTCCAAAGCCGGCTCCATGAGCAAGCAGGAACTGGACGACATCCTCAAGTTTGGAACCGAGGAGCTGTTCAAAAATGGAGCAGAAG GTATGAAGAATCCCTCGGGGGATAAAGCGGAGGACGAGGGCAACGTGATCCACTACGACGGCGCGGCCATCGAGAGGCTGCTGGACCGAAGCCAGGACGCCACCGACGACTCGGACGTCCAGAACATGAACGAGTACCTCAGCTCCTTCAAAGTGGCCCGCTACATGGTCCGAGAGGAGGACAAG ATCGACGAGATCGAGCGAGAGATCATCAAGCAGGAGGAGAACGTGGATCCCGACTACTGGGAGAAGCTGTTGCGGCACCACtacgagcagcagcagcaggaccTGGCCAGCAAACTGGGCAAAGGCAAGAGGAATCGCAAGCCTGTCAACTACAACGACGCAGCGCAGGAAGACCAAG AGTGGCACGCCGACATTTCCGACAACCAGTCCGAGTACTCCGTGGGCTccgaggaggaagacgaggattTCGACGACCGTCCGGAAG GTCGGAGACAGTCCCGCCGCCAGTTGAGGAACGAGAAAGACAAACCGCTGCCTCCTCTTCTGGCCAGAGTGGGCGGCAACCTTGAA GTTCTCGGCTTCAATACACGCCAGCGGAAGGCTTTCCTCAATGCGGTGATGCGCTGGGGGATGCCGTCTCGGGACGCCTTCGCCTCTCAGTGGCTGGTCAGAGACCTCAGGGGCAAGACTGAGAAGGAATTCAA AGCGTACGTGTCGCTCTTCATGCGTCACTTGTGCGAGCCGGTGGCCGACGGGGCGGAGACGTTCGCCGACGGCGTCCCCAGGGAGGGCCTGTGTCGCCAGCCGGTCCTCACGCGCATCGGCGTCATGTCGCTTGTCAAGAAGAAG ATTCAGGAGTTTGAGCACATCAACGGGCGCTGGAGTCTGCCGGAGCTCAAGCCCGACGTCAGCCTGGACAAATCCTCGTCCAGAGCGTCGTCCCCCGCCGCCAAGACGGCGACGCCCACGCCAGACGCCAGCTACAACAATACGCCGTGCCACTCCAAGCCAG CGACGCCCGCGCCGGCGGACAAGCCTGAAAAGAACGGGAAGGAGGGCGAGAAGGAGGACAAGGAGGATGACGAGGCCCAGTCGGAGAACGACAAAGAGGAGCGCAAAGAG CTCGGCACACCGCGAAGCGCGCCTCCTCCGAGTCCGAAAACGGAGGGCAAAGACGACGGCGACCAATCAcgtgaggaggaggacgacggaCCGAGCAACGCTTTGCCACAGGAGAGGAATTCGCCAGACGAGAGCAAAGTCCCGACCCGGCGGGATGGGCGGGTGCAAGAAGGGAAAACAG ATGGAGCAAACGTGGATCGGGATCGGCGGAAAGACACGGACGAGCCGGAAGCGGCAGACGCCGAGGAGACCGCCGAACCCGACGAAG AAGAGGCGAAAGGTGACAAGGACGCTGGGAAAGAAATCGGGGAGGCGAAGGCGGAGCCCGCCGAGGGGAACGGGAAGCCGCCTGCTGAGCGGCCTCGCTTCATGTTTAACATCGCTGACGGCGGCTTCACTG AGCTGCACACTCTTTGGCAGAACGAGGAGCGGGCCGCCATCTCCTCGGGAAAGATGAGCGAGATCTGGCACCGCCGCCACGATTTCTGGCTCCTGGCAGGAATCGTCAT TCACGGCTACGCTCGGTGGCAGGACATCCAGAACGATCCGCCGTTCGCCATCGTCAACGAGCCGTTTAAGTCGCAGGCCAACAAAGGCAACTTCCTGGAGATGAAGAACAAGTTCCTGGCGCGGCGCTTCAAG ctgcTGGAGCAGGCGCTGGTGATCGAGGAGCAGCTGCGGCGTGCGGCCTACCTGAACATGACGCAGGACCCCAGCCACCCGGCCATGGCGCTCAACGCGCGTTTCGCCGAAGTGGAGTGCCTAGCCGAGTCGCACCAGCACCTCAGCAAGGAGTCGCTGGCGGGCAACAAGCCAGCCAACGCCGTCCTGCATAAAG TGCTCAACCAGCTGGAGGAGCTGCTGAGCGACATGAAGGCCGACGTGACCCGGCTGCCGGCCGCGCTGTCCCGAGTGCCGCCCATCGCCGCGCGCCTGCAAATGTCCGAGAGGAGCATCCTGAGCCGGCTGGCCAGCAAGGGCACGGAGACGCACGCTCCCCCG CCTATCCCTCCCGGACTCTACGCCACCCCTCAGAACTACGGAACCCCCTTCGCTCCGGCCAACTACAGTCAGATGCCACCCGGATCCTTCATATCAG AAGCCACCGGCGGAGCCGCTTGGGGAGCCGGCGGGGGGCCGGCCGCTGTCGGCGTGTGCCAGAAGACCAAGGAGCACGATGTGGTGCAGCGGCAGCGGGTGGTGGATCTCTGGAAGGACGGCAAGTCGGAGGGGGCCATCGGCCTGGAGCTGCGGATGCCCAAGTCGACGGTGCACAGCATCATCGTCAAGTACCGGCTCAGCAACACGGTGGAGAACCTGCCGCGCAACGGTCGTCCCAAAAAACCCTGA